One Campylobacter sp. RM16192 genomic region harbors:
- the serC gene encoding phosphoserine transaminase has translation MNRKINFSAGPSGLPLSVLEHAQKELISYQNKGFSIMEISHRSKTFEEVHFGAMDKIRKLYGFGYEYEILFLQGGAHLQFAMVPLNLSMGGTAEYVNTGVWTNKAIKEAKLLGINHKVVASSEDTKFDRIPENIKFSDDADYAYICTNNTIYGTQYKSLPKSKVPLVIDASSDFFSEPLDFTDIGLLYGGAQKNAGPSGVTVVIIRKDLAERLNNDRVPTMLRYKTHTDAKSLYNTPPTFGIYLLDLTMGWLLEQGGLVAAKERNAAKAALLYDAIDNSKGFYKVHARKADRSVMNVSYNIAANAELEPIFVAEAEKAGMLGLKGHRHLGGIRASIYNVVSLNDVKTLVEFMNEFTRKNG, from the coding sequence GTGAATAGAAAGATAAATTTTAGCGCAGGACCAAGCGGACTACCTCTAAGTGTATTGGAACATGCTCAAAAAGAGCTTATAAGCTACCAAAACAAGGGCTTTTCTATAATGGAGATAAGCCATAGGAGTAAAACATTTGAAGAGGTTCATTTTGGGGCGATGGACAAGATAAGGAAGCTTTATGGCTTTGGCTATGAGTATGAAATTTTATTTTTGCAAGGCGGAGCGCATTTGCAGTTTGCGATGGTGCCTTTAAATTTATCTATGGGCGGAACAGCAGAGTATGTAAATACCGGAGTATGGACCAATAAAGCCATAAAAGAAGCCAAACTTCTTGGTATAAATCATAAAGTTGTTGCAAGCTCTGAAGATACGAAATTTGACCGCATCCCAGAGAATATAAAATTTAGCGATGATGCAGATTATGCTTATATTTGCACAAACAATACAATTTACGGCACTCAGTATAAAAGCCTTCCAAAGAGCAAAGTACCACTTGTCATAGATGCTAGTAGTGACTTTTTTTCAGAACCTCTTGATTTTACAGATATTGGCTTATTGTATGGAGGGGCACAAAAAAATGCCGGCCCAAGCGGTGTGACGGTAGTGATAATTCGCAAAGATCTTGCAGAGCGTCTTAATAACGATAGAGTGCCTACCATGCTTAGATATAAAACTCATACAGACGCAAAGTCGCTATATAATACTCCTCCGACATTTGGCATTTATCTTCTTGATCTTACTATGGGATGGCTGCTTGAGCAGGGAGGTCTTGTCGCTGCAAAAGAGAGAAATGCGGCAAAGGCGGCTTTACTATACGATGCTATTGATAATTCTAAAGGATTTTATAAAGTGCATGCAAGGAAGGCTGATCGCTCGGTTATGAACGTAAGCTATAATATTGCCGCAAATGCCGAGCTTGAGCCTATTTTTGTTGCCGAGGCGGAAAAGGCGGGAATGCTAGGGCTTAAAGGACATCGTCATTTGGGCGGAATTCGTGCTTCAATTTATAACGTAGTGAGCCTAAATGATGTGAAAACTTTGGTTGAGTTTATGAACGAATTTACTAGAAAGAATGGATAA
- a CDS encoding Crp/Fnr family transcriptional regulator, with protein MLKDIEIFKTLTDEQLDRLESISIIRRYNKDEFLFMEGEIPKWFYVLLKGRIKIYKTSPKGKEVFVHEFLPVSPVAKFANFGDTPFNGSAVFVEDSEVLMIDFDKFKKNFMSDANLCMEIIKSLSENFRLVQGMLHREIALGVEGKIALFISEYQDGLPSKKYAQIAQMLNTTPETFSRVITKFKKNGYISIDANKNIKILNHDKLKELYET; from the coding sequence ATGCTAAAAGATATTGAGATTTTTAAGACGCTGACAGATGAACAGCTTGATAGGCTTGAGAGTATAAGCATAATAAGACGCTATAATAAGGATGAATTCTTATTTATGGAAGGAGAGATTCCTAAGTGGTTTTATGTGCTTCTTAAGGGTAGAATTAAGATATATAAGACCTCTCCAAAAGGTAAAGAGGTGTTTGTCCACGAATTTTTGCCTGTCTCTCCTGTAGCAAAATTTGCAAATTTTGGAGATACACCTTTTAACGGATCTGCGGTTTTTGTTGAAGATTCTGAAGTTTTAATGATAGATTTTGATAAATTTAAGAAAAATTTTATGAGCGATGCAAATTTATGCATGGAGATTATTAAATCCTTATCTGAAAATTTTAGACTCGTACAAGGCATGCTTCATCGTGAAATTGCTCTTGGAGTAGAGGGTAAGATAGCGCTTTTTATAAGTGAATATCAAGATGGTCTTCCTTCTAAAAAATATGCTCAAATAGCTCAAATGTTAAATACCACTCCTGAGACCTTTTCAAGGGTAATTACAAAATTTAAGAAAAATGGATATATATCTATCGATGCAAATAAGAATATCAAGATACTAAATCATGATAAGCTTAAAGAGTTGTATGAGACTTAA
- a CDS encoding beta-ketoacyl-ACP synthase III has protein sequence MKKSSLISIGAYVPKDTLTNFDLEKMVETSDEWIVKRTGIHTRHIATGEITSEIATKAALVAIQRADIDIKEIDAIICATISPDHFCMPSTACKIAKNLGLEEITAFDISAACTGFIYLLELAKSLVESGAKKNVLIIGAEKLSSIVDYSDRSTCILFGDGGGAAIISARDNNEILDVHTASDGNFADLLITPGGGSANPASQAMLENKLNFIHMAGNEVFKIAVQTLTKSVIDILNKNGITSDKVDLFIPHQANLRIIEAVKQRLNFTDSQCVVTVGKYGNTSAASIPMAINDAYEEGRLKNGDLILLDAFGGGFTWGSALLKFGGR, from the coding sequence ATGAAAAAATCCTCTCTTATCTCAATCGGCGCTTATGTTCCAAAGGACACTCTTACAAATTTTGACCTTGAAAAAATGGTCGAAACAAGCGATGAGTGGATTGTGAAACGCACAGGAATTCATACTAGACACATTGCAACAGGTGAAATTACGAGTGAAATAGCCACAAAGGCTGCTTTAGTAGCAATTCAAAGAGCGGATATTGATATTAAAGAGATAGATGCTATCATATGCGCCACGATTAGCCCGGATCACTTTTGCATGCCGTCAACAGCTTGTAAAATAGCTAAAAATTTAGGATTAGAAGAAATAACAGCATTTGATATAAGTGCTGCTTGCACAGGCTTTATCTACCTTCTTGAGCTTGCAAAATCTCTTGTAGAAAGCGGTGCTAAAAAAAATGTCCTAATTATAGGAGCGGAAAAACTGAGTTCAATAGTTGATTACAGCGACCGCAGCACCTGCATACTTTTTGGAGATGGTGGCGGAGCGGCTATAATAAGCGCTAGAGACAATAATGAGATCTTGGATGTTCATACAGCGAGCGATGGAAATTTTGCTGATCTACTTATAACTCCAGGCGGAGGTAGCGCCAATCCAGCCTCGCAAGCAATGCTCGAAAATAAACTAAATTTTATCCATATGGCTGGAAATGAGGTCTTTAAAATCGCAGTACAAACACTTACAAAAAGTGTTATAGATATACTTAATAAAAATGGCATTACAAGTGATAAAGTAGACCTTTTTATACCTCATCAGGCAAATTTACGTATCATAGAAGCTGTCAAACAAAGACTAAATTTTACAGATAGTCAATGTGTAGTCACTGTAGGAAAATACGGAAATACAAGCGCAGCATCAATACCAATGGCTATAAATGATGCTTACGAAGAAGGAAGGCTTAAAAATGGAGATCTTATACTTCTTGATGCTTTTGGAGGTGGATTTACATGGGGAAGTGCACTGCTAAAATTTGGCGGCAGATAG
- the ubiE gene encoding bifunctional demethylmenaquinone methyltransferase/2-methoxy-6-polyprenyl-1,4-benzoquinol methylase UbiE, translating to MQKQEKIVQMFNEIAPTYDLANRVLSMGVDIRWRKIACKIVLEKFKNQSINIVDVACGTGDMMGFWKNMASKFNVKINSLTGIDPSSGMLEVAKQKFPEFKFIEALATNTSLDDASTNVLSISYGIRNVVEREAALKEFNRILKDGGYIVVLEFTKRKKSGFLTKIRDFYLSKILPKIGGFISKNQEAYEYLPSSIENFLDTESFVDELRKAGFEIEVCKSFSMDISTLFVARKFKNC from the coding sequence ATGCAAAAACAAGAAAAAATAGTTCAGATGTTTAATGAGATTGCCCCGACTTACGACCTTGCCAATAGGGTTTTGAGTATGGGAGTTGATATTAGGTGGCGCAAAATAGCCTGCAAGATAGTGCTTGAAAAATTCAAAAACCAAAGTATAAACATAGTAGATGTCGCATGCGGTACTGGCGATATGATGGGCTTTTGGAAGAATATGGCAAGCAAATTTAATGTGAAAATCAACTCTTTAACAGGCATAGACCCATCAAGTGGCATGCTTGAAGTTGCTAAGCAAAAATTTCCAGAGTTTAAATTTATAGAGGCTTTAGCGACTAATACATCATTAGATGATGCAAGCACAAATGTATTAAGCATAAGTTACGGAATTAGAAATGTGGTCGAAAGAGAGGCCGCACTAAAAGAATTTAATAGAATATTAAAAGATGGTGGATATATCGTCGTTCTAGAGTTCACAAAAAGAAAAAAATCTGGCTTTTTAACAAAAATAAGAGACTTCTATCTAAGTAAAATTCTGCCTAAAATAGGTGGATTTATATCTAAAAACCAAGAGGCATATGAATATCTACCAAGCTCTATAGAAAATTTCTTAGATACAGAAAGCTTTGTGGATGAGTTGCGAAAAGCGGGATTTGAAATCGAAGTTTGTAAAAGTTTTTCGATGGATATTTCTACACTTTTTGTAGCTAGGAAATTTAAAAATTGCTAA
- a CDS encoding CYTH and CHAD domain-containing protein — protein sequence MVLEIERKFVLDGILAIDALKRDGILLASKSVMQFYTKITPLEEIRFRKSENNLTMTKKIGKGMVRQEFEEICDEKSYKKAFKNSIAMPIEKDRFEFKINNLPANIDIYKGVLEGLVTLEIEFLKVEDANNFIMPDFLANHIISEITEDERYKNKNLALFGIPDMKFDVKKALEILDTNKDIKLSFPSSMRSIDAARVLFFQIYKFIEFYKDEYIKTSDEEALHQIRVNLRKTRSLLRLLNKIFDEKLTVHFSKNFKILANSTNIKRDIDVFLEFLNKQKKAKSIIQILEIIKNSQNDEIKAMLSSPQRSEIFRDWEIFLREDSDFYKGEDYDKPIKKIVAKAIRAQILRLKKGLLLLNSERENAIFHETRIEFKRLRYLFENFIDLFAIRSLEKCKNRVKDIQELFGELQDRDIWLLILDDIETKQDGDDQAIAKLKSKIYKQIFQIRDEILDKKTKFIKILSKVSKNLKIYYN from the coding sequence TTGGTCTTAGAAATAGAACGTAAATTTGTATTAGACGGTATTTTAGCTATTGATGCTCTTAAAAGAGATGGTATTTTACTAGCTAGCAAAAGTGTAATGCAATTTTATACCAAAATCACACCCCTTGAAGAGATTAGATTTCGTAAATCAGAAAATAATCTTACCATGACCAAAAAAATCGGAAAAGGAATGGTAAGGCAAGAATTTGAAGAGATTTGCGATGAAAAATCATACAAAAAAGCTTTTAAAAACTCTATAGCAATGCCAATAGAAAAAGATAGATTTGAGTTTAAGATAAATAATCTCCCTGCAAATATTGATATTTATAAAGGCGTATTAGAAGGACTCGTTACACTTGAAATAGAATTTTTAAAAGTTGAAGACGCAAATAATTTTATAATGCCTGATTTTTTAGCCAATCACATCATATCTGAAATCACCGAAGACGAACGATATAAAAATAAAAATTTAGCCCTATTTGGGATACCTGATATGAAATTTGACGTTAAAAAGGCATTGGAAATTTTAGACACAAATAAAGATATAAAGCTCTCGTTTCCAAGCTCAATGCGCTCGATAGATGCTGCAAGAGTGCTGTTTTTTCAAATTTATAAATTTATAGAGTTTTATAAAGATGAGTACATAAAAACAAGCGATGAAGAGGCGCTTCATCAAATTAGGGTAAATCTACGCAAAACACGCTCTCTGCTTAGACTGCTAAATAAAATTTTTGATGAGAAACTAACGGTTCATTTTAGTAAAAATTTTAAAATCCTAGCAAATTCAACAAATATAAAGCGCGACATAGACGTATTTTTGGAATTTTTAAATAAACAAAAAAAGGCTAAATCAATAATCCAAATTTTAGAAATAATAAAAAATAGCCAAAATGATGAAATAAAAGCTATGTTAAGCAGCCCGCAACGTAGTGAGATTTTTAGAGATTGGGAGATATTTTTAAGAGAGGATAGTGATTTTTACAAAGGCGAAGACTATGATAAGCCTATTAAAAAAATCGTAGCAAAGGCAATCAGAGCTCAAATTTTAAGGCTAAAAAAAGGTCTTTTATTACTTAATAGTGAGAGAGAAAACGCTATTTTCCACGAAACAAGAATAGAGTTCAAGAGACTTAGATATCTATTTGAAAACTTCATTGATCTATTTGCTATAAGATCTCTTGAAAAATGCAAAAATAGGGTCAAAGATATTCAAGAGCTATTTGGAGAGCTGCAAGATAGGGATATATGGCTACTTATCTTAGATGACATTGAAACTAAGCAAGATGGCGATGATCAGGCAATAGCAAAATTAAAAAGTAAAATTTACAAACAAATTTTTCAGATAAGAGATGAGATTTTAGATAAAAAGACAAAATTTATTAAAATTTTAAGCAAAGTTTCCAAAAATTTAAAAATTTATTACAACTAA
- the ndk gene encoding nucleoside-diphosphate kinase has translation MQRTLSIIKPDAVKKGVIGKIVDRFESNGLRIAAMKKIRLSKCDAKKFYAVHSERPFFNDLVEFMTSGPVVVMVLEGENAVAKNRELMGATNPKEAAPGTIRADFAENIDANAVHGSDSLENAKIEIEFFFASRDIC, from the coding sequence ATGCAAAGAACACTTTCTATCATAAAGCCTGATGCTGTAAAAAAAGGCGTAATCGGTAAAATAGTAGATAGATTTGAAAGCAACGGACTTAGAATAGCTGCTATGAAAAAAATTAGACTGAGCAAATGCGATGCTAAGAAATTTTATGCAGTTCATTCAGAGAGACCATTTTTCAATGATTTGGTTGAATTTATGACTAGCGGACCAGTTGTTGTTATGGTTCTTGAGGGAGAAAATGCGGTAGCTAAAAATAGAGAGCTAATGGGCGCAACAAATCCTAAAGAAGCCGCTCCTGGAACTATTAGAGCCGATTTTGCAGAAAATATTGATGCAAATGCGGTCCATGGAAGCGACAGTCTAGAAAATGCAAAAATAGAAATTGAATTTTTCTTTGCATCCAGAGATATCTGCTAA
- the plsX gene encoding phosphate acyltransferase PlsX, with protein MTSICIDAMGGDFGPKPIIEGVVEALETVKFSAVLAGKEEVLKPLVPSHLQKYISYIEATETISMSDGATNALKKKDSTIYKAIELLKNKEVKAVVSAGHSGATMSLATLRVGRIQNVLRPAIATLMPNVLGKKTLVMDVGANVDCKAEHLFQFAIMGEAYVKEILKIKNPKIGLLSNGEEESKGNEVTKEAFSLMSKLDCFVGNVEGNQIFDGSVDVVICDGFVGNILLKTSEGVADAITKIIKKHVKKSPIAIAGSLLMKKVFKTLKQQVDYDEYGGAPLLGVDGCVIISHGKSNAKAIKNAIFQALNFADSDINKVIKDELLSFVR; from the coding sequence ATGACAAGCATTTGCATTGATGCAATGGGTGGAGACTTTGGTCCTAAACCAATAATAGAGGGTGTTGTAGAGGCTTTAGAAACTGTTAAATTTAGTGCTGTTTTGGCAGGAAAAGAAGAAGTTTTAAAACCTCTAGTACCATCTCATCTACAAAAATACATAAGCTACATAGAAGCAACCGAAACAATATCAATGTCTGATGGTGCCACAAATGCACTAAAGAAAAAAGATAGCACAATATATAAGGCTATAGAACTCCTAAAAAACAAAGAAGTTAAAGCCGTAGTTTCGGCAGGTCATAGCGGTGCCACAATGAGTCTAGCTACTCTTAGAGTAGGCAGAATTCAAAACGTATTGCGCCCTGCGATTGCTACGCTTATGCCAAATGTTTTGGGCAAAAAAACTCTTGTAATGGATGTCGGAGCCAACGTAGATTGTAAAGCGGAACATCTTTTTCAGTTTGCAATCATGGGCGAAGCTTACGTAAAAGAAATTCTTAAAATAAAAAACCCAAAAATAGGACTTCTTTCAAACGGCGAGGAAGAAAGTAAGGGTAATGAGGTTACAAAAGAAGCCTTTAGCCTAATGTCTAAATTAGATTGCTTTGTAGGCAATGTCGAAGGCAATCAAATTTTTGACGGAAGCGTAGATGTAGTAATATGCGATGGCTTTGTAGGAAATATTTTGCTTAAAACAAGCGAGGGTGTAGCTGACGCTATAACAAAAATAATAAAAAAACATGTTAAAAAATCCCCTATAGCAATAGCCGGCTCACTTCTAATGAAAAAGGTTTTTAAAACTTTAAAACAACAAGTCGATTATGATGAATACGGAGGAGCTCCGCTACTTGGTGTAGATGGTTGCGTAATCATAAGCCATGGCAAAAGCAATGCAAAAGCTATAAAAAATGCTATATTTCAGGCTCTAAACTTTGCAGATTCAGATATAAATAAAGTTATCAAAGACGAGCTTTTAAGCTTTGTAAGGTAA
- the rpmF gene encoding 50S ribosomal protein L32, producing MAVPKRRVSHTRAAKRRTHYKVTLPIPVKDKDGSWKMPHRANKTTGEY from the coding sequence ATGGCAGTACCTAAGAGAAGAGTGAGTCATACACGTGCAGCAAAACGTAGAACACACTATAAAGTAACACTTCCTATACCTGTTAAAGATAAAGACGGTTCATGGAAAATGCCTCATCGTGCAAACAAAACCACTGGTGAGTACTAA